One Arachis hypogaea cultivar Tifrunner chromosome 18, arahy.Tifrunner.gnm2.J5K5, whole genome shotgun sequence genomic window, AAGTTcacacttattatttaatttatataaacacAACTACTTCCAAAACAGTCCCGAAAACCTGCCCTTATTAAATTTCAACCATTCATATAACGtgcttctaattttttttttttagtaattattatgcCTTGAGAAGATGAGCATCCATCTCTTTAGTAGATTTGTCATAAAATTCCAAGTAACCATTATCATTAATTTTCTCATATTCAAGTGAATATTTGGCTGAAACACTTCCATTGCTGTTATCAATCTCTTGAATGGTGAGCTTCAAGACTTTATACTGTTGACTTATGTCTCCATCAAAGACATTGAATTTGATTGTCTTGTTCTTCTCATCAATGGATTCAATTGTCTCCTTGCATATAGTTACTTTACCATCTGTTGCTTgacaataattaaaattaaaaaaataaaaaaaaagaaaagaaaattaaggaaaCCTGAGAATAATTATGTCAATTATTAGTTAACATAATTACATACAAATTATGCTAGccaatgaattataactcaaatagcatagtctctccatacttaCTTAAAAGATCACAGATTCGAATTTtcctatttttgataaaaaaaaaatacaaattatgcTAGTCCTTTTGGTGGTCTTAAAATTGTCTTTTGTCTTGGAGACAatctattttttgtttatatttttaggaACCACAAAAAATACAAGAATTTTGTCAATTTATGCATATATTTATAGCTCTCTTCTAATAATCTCATTCATTATGGATTTTTAAACAATTCATATAATTCTCACTAATATTATTTCGTAGTAAGAACCTTTTTTTTGGTTGTAAATGGAGGGaacctaattaaatttaataaaatctcaaagaaaagaaaatattagagatataactatttatatattttttcaaattaaatttttagaagaAGTGATATTATGACATAATATCAAAGcttttataataaaaagtttaaaatttgattcatGTTAAactttaatgaaaaaaattttagcctaaaataaataacaaaaaaaaatcatataaaaaatttatgtaaacCCAAAAAATAAATCTTATATGAAgagatatattaaaaatataattatttacgcGATTTTTGCTATATAagtttagattttaaaaaaaaaaatgatatcatGACAAATAAAATCCGactagatgtttttttttttaatctacaaattaattcatttaaaaCTAAGCTTGATTACCTACAACTAGTGTTTAACCGAATCGCCAATGCTGTGCCAATCCTCACCCTGATGCAGCTTGGTGTGATGCACTCTTTCACAAATATTTTGAGCTTGGTGGAgagattttgttaaaaaattaaagaacttTCCAGCAGGTGCATGGATCACAATTTCAGTACTAAGCTTACCACTCAGTGCCATTGTCTTAAGAAGGAAACAACTACTATGAAGCACGAAATCAGATAATACTGATAATTTAACAAAGCTAGCTAGCTAGAACGTCTGATGGGAGATATGGGACAATGAGTTCCGATTTGTCGGGCCTTATATAGAAAAATAAGCTACCTAAGCTACTATATTGTCAGCTTGTTCCTCCCTATTAATTTATTGCGCtgctaataaaaatttttattcaacaGAAAAAATAGTCAATATATGTTATTTTACTCAATGAAATTATCTAACAATGATTAATCACTGAATTCTAATCAAATTTTTTAGGAACGCAAAATAGGTACCagcatatttttatattatttataaagttTGATTATAGTGCTTATAAAGTTTTATTATCAATTTAAATATATGATCATTTTGCATATCAAAATGTATTTCAATAATGGATCATTATTGgtgattgatagttgattttGATAgttcatatataatataaattttttagtgCACACATAATTTTAACACACtcgaaagataaaaaaaaatattagaaaaccaATATCTATTATTAATATCAGCCAATATTTTgtattgatattttatttttatattgttaaaatttaaaatttagcaattattatttttaataataataaaaaataattaattttgttgataaataatattattaaaaaaattcacaataaaaaataagccacacaaaaaattcaaaaaaaacaataaataaaaccATCTACATTATTCGATCTACATGTGTAGGTTACACATATCTGCTAATTATCTACAATTATGGTTCACTAGTAAGTGTTTTGCTGCTATCAGTTAAAGAGAGTCTTATATTActatattagtatttatttaattaaatgataatatttttaagtattttaatatatttaaatatactaTTAATTAAAGTATAAGACGAGATATACAGGGTCAAAGTAGGGATGAATAAAAAAATCTGTATCTATAGATATCCACAGGAATTATATATCCGTAAttccgtatatatatatatatatatatatatatatatatatatatataaaagttatgtAAGTAATTCTAAGGGTTAAGTACAATTTTAGTCCCTAAGATATagggtaaaattttttttttgtctttaacctttttttacatataaaatgtccctaaggtttaacttaattttaaaattatcatttttacttaaattttaaattttattaccaaattaccctaacaaaaaaattataaaaaaaaaaagagaacggAATCACACGGGAGGGGGGAGGGAAAAAGAAGAAGGGGTagggaagaagaagggaaaaaaaGGAAGAGAGGGAAAAGAGGGACAGCGCTGGCGAGGTTTAGAGCCGCCGTCGCCATCGGGAATAAGAACCAGAAGGAGAGAGAGCTCGCTAGGGAGAGAGGAGACGTGACTTCATCGAACTCACCAAGAAGGTCCATCTCCTCTGCGACAACCTTTGCTTCATCATCCGCGCCGCCACTGTCCAACCCTTAATGAGCGTTCCCTTAACCGCACTCTCACCCTTCTACGCCGTTGCTACCACAACGACGATGTCCTCGACCAAGTCTTTACCATCACCACCACCGCTGATTTTCTCAAGGTTTGGAAAACCTATCCTCCTTCACTACAAAAAATGTTGGTTAAAATGACGCTTATATTATGGCGGTTATATGTAACCGCCATAACTTTTTGTTAATTTCGGCAGAAATTAAGGTCTGCCATATTATTCCGGTGATTGGTGGCGATTTTTGTAGAATACGGTGGTTTAAAACCGCCATTATTTTTAGTCTTCCTTAAAGACTTAGAGGTGATGTTGTTGTGCATAGGAGAGGATCAGAATAAGAGTAATGTTGCAAATAAGAGAATGAGTGTGACGAACCTAACCCTAGTTTTCTGCTGCCGTTCATCTTCTCACCACCGCTCAGCTCTAAGTTGCCGTAAGCAACATTATCATTGTTGTTGCCTTTCTACGGAGGTTCTAGATCTGCTTCTCTGGCTTCGATTTGAGGTTTTATCGCCGTCGTTCATCTCCGCCGCCATTCATTTGCTCGGCACCGCTCAGCTCCAAGTTGCCGTAAGCAACGTTATCGTTGTTGCTGCCTTTGGCGAAGGTTATAGATCTGCTTCTCTGGCTTCGATTTCAGGTTTTTATCGACGTTCATCTCCTCGCTGCCGTTCATCTGCTCGTCGCCGTTCATCTCCTCACCGCCGCAAGCAACAGCGTTGATGTTGCCTTCGGTGGAGCTTCTGCGATCTAATTTTTTGCTTTGATTTGAGGGTTTGCTTTCTGTTCACAACCATTCATCATCTCCTCGCTACCGCAAGCGACGCCGTTGTTTCTCTCTCTGGAGGAGCTTCTGAGATCTAGTCCTTTGGCTTCAATTTGCAGATTCAATCTGGTTCTCTAGCTGTGAAGCTATTGTTGCTGCCTCCAACTAAGCTTGTATGATTTGGTTCTACCATCCATATCAATTCACAGTAATCtacttcatcttctttttttgaTTTTCCTCCTCCATACGATTAAAATAGtgttaactaatttaaattacatgattaaTGTGCAATTAATTGATGATTACCTTACGAATAACTAAACACCAAAGCGATTACGCAAGTGATCGTTGAAgagaattaattatttaattaattaattaaagaaattatGGCGGAGGAAATTAGATTCTTCGAGCTGAACACAGGTGCCAAGATACCTTCTGTTGGATTAGGAACTTTTCAGGCTGAAAATCCAGGAGCCTTGGCCAAAGCAGCTACCACCGCTATCAAGGTACACTcacattttttctatttttatagttTTGTTAAACCATTACAATTTTACAGTTTTGATTATTGTATTATAAGTAGAAGAGCTAACCCGTAGAGGTGGATGattattaattttgattataATTATTGTGTTTGACATGTCAGGTTGGATACGGACATATCGATTGTGCTTCATCTTACGGCAATCAAGTAGAGTTAATAATCATTAGTTTACTGAATGATTATGAATTTATGATCTTACCTCTTACTTGCATATGTTCTGTTATTTATAGATTTTtgacttattcttaatttttgcttATGTTAGCTGGTGAATTTGTTTATCTTTGGTAAAGTGAAGTGCTCGATGTGTTTGTTAATTAATGTTTGCTAGTAAACTTCTtgctttgaaaataaaaataaaataaaattggaatCTTGGTCTCTGTAGATTGGTTCTGTTCTCAAGAAGCTTTTTGATAAGTTGAGATCTCAATAGCTTGACATACATTATTCAATTCCAAAGGTAGTTACTGCTATATTCTTCCTTTGTCAGTTTCTTTGTGTTCCAAGTTCTTTTGCTTTGCTTATAGTTTTATCTTTAGTTGATGGCATTTTAGACAATGCTCCAAAAAAGGATATTTGGTCATGGTGGTGTGATGATATCTGGTCTTGATTCATCTGTTTCAAATGACGAACTTAAGCATATTTTTGGATTATATGGAGAAATTAAAGAAGTAAGTTTTAATTCTGATTTTTCACCTTTTTTGCATCATGTGTCTTACCAAGAATTATTTTGGCATTAGTAATTATTGTGTAATGGCAAATCTATGAATCTCTTGAAGTGAATATTAAGCAAACGTGATATGGTAACCAATGGttgtatatatacataaatccaATAATCATACTAAAAAAGTAGTCCACCCTACTTATCATATTCATGTAGATCATGGAATATATGCGTGTAGTAagaacaatcaaattcaaaaaggaTAGAATCTTCACTCTCCAGCTTTATTGCAACTACCAAATTCTTCAAAGCCTTCCAGGACACTACTCTTAATTAGGGGGGAGGGCTTTAATTAGGGCTCCTAAAATAAAGATTGTATTCTTAACTAACATTAATTTAGGAAATCATAATTAAATTGTTCAGTTTGATTCTTATTATTAGTAAACCTAATGAATTtgcctttttttattattagtttaatGATCAACAATTACTTACCCATATTGATATTTGATCTATGATCGATTTTGGAAATGATGATCATAGCCTACCCTATAATTTTAGTTAAGGttgctagaataataaaaatgcaTTATATTATAACAAGTTCCTAATTCATGTCATGATAAATTCCTTACCTGTATAATTTTGTATCTTGTGCGTGccacatttatttttattattatatccttaaaataaataaatataatatttataatgagTAGTATAGTCATACACTTAAGTTTGGAATCATTCGTACCCAAATTTGAAGCTAACCTTGCTCAGTTCTGTGAAAAATTGGTAAGCTACCTACATGTTTCTTGACAGTCAATTAAGTTTATTCTCTTCTATATGTTAATgaataatttcaatttttataattacaGGTAATGGACTTGGATAGAAGAGTAAGACGTGGGCAAGAACGCCTTGCTCAAGAGGTGGAGCCAGAACCAGCACTTCcattataattaaaatacattaaatattttttatgtttatatattgaTATCATAATTCAGGCTGCCAAAGAGAAGGCTGTTGAAGAAGAGTGAAGGAAACAGAAGGAGAAGGATCATGAGAGAAGACTATACAATCTCCAAAAAAGGGTTGAGGTAGGTATTTTACTGTTGTAATTTTTTCCTCTTGCATGATTGAACTCTGAAAGTGTAGTCCAGTCTTTCCTAAATATATCTGTCATGGTTGAGAGAGGTATATTGGGTTTGAAATTGCAGCAGAACCATTTGAGAGCCCTCCATTTCCCTTAGCTGCAGagagaacaagaagaaaagaCCCTCTTGATGGCTTCTATCATTCTCTACAGAACAAGAATCTCTTACTTCATTAAGGTTTCTTTAACTACAAACTCAACTTTTTATTATTGTGCTGTTAATATTAATGTGaagcatgaaaaaaaaaacatttacttGAGAAAGCAAATAGGCTCCTATAAACTCCATATAAGTCTCCTATtatgtttgtgtgtgtgtgtgtctgtgtGTGTGTTTTCAAATTTagtctttctttttccctttggaTGCAGGATGCAATTCCATTGAGCCAGCAATTGGAACACTACAAAGAATGTCAGAATATATTGGTGGAAGTAGCAGGACAATCAAATGCTTCATCAATCATATCTGGTGCTACACATCTTGTTAGTGCTGGCAACAGTGACTTCATTCAGAATTATTACATAAACCCTCTGCTTAACAAGGTTTACACTGCTGATCAGTTCTCTGAAATTCTCATGCAACACTATTTTCATTGGATTATTGATATTCATCTTTATAccctaaatattatataaaaacaaaaaaaatgaatatataatAGAGTCCCGTTATTATTATGTCCTTAATTATTACATGATATTTTTGAAATGAAGAATGTCATATAAATTGTTTAATCAAATAACCACCCTTATTCTCTTGTTTAATTCGTATAGTATTTTATAGTATTTTAAGCACCATCAACTTTATAGTATTTTAAGCACTCAAAAAAGATGCTTCCTATTTAACATTATAAGATTATTGTGATCATTAATTTCCTTCCCTTCTCCTCTCTTAATACCCCTACAAGACTAAAGGAAAAATTGGTCCATTATGGGAAGCATAAATATGCCATACTTGTTAGTTGTTACTTTCATCATAAATATGCCATACTTGTTAGTTGTTACTTTCATTAGTACGGGGAATGGTTTGAAAATAGGAGTAACTTTTGGAgtaatttatcataataatacCTTATCAACCAGCTCCATGAGCTATTGGAGTaacttttttaattgtttttgagAACATAGGAATCTTGCTCACAATCAGTTCCAGCAAGGATTGAATGTTAACTTCATGAAGTGTaataccctaatattcaaatccttatgctcgagtcataagtcaatgatattacggtggtacgactctcaggtggatttttaatatataaatataggtaatttcgaaaagagtattaatcgagaagcctgaaaagagtaaaaataaaatcgcgaagacgtatcactcacgtttcgacaacaaaagataaaccgtgaagccgaaaatgatatacggacaaggcgtagaggagattaagagatagataacagatagacatatataacataaataaatagccactagtcgcgacccgcgaagtttaggccggctaggatacagtatgaaagtagatgacaacagtatatcctaatctctcccaaaggaaacataagagcctctataggcaagttccaaaagagttcaatacataatataatcttttcaaaacataggtggagagattctaatcaaacacaaagtagagaaaataaagatcttcgccgtctctcagacgacccacaactcacttctgagcacctggacctgtatctgaaaaacaagagatatatacggaatgagaacctcgggcccatgggttcccagtacggtaaaagtgccaaataaatacaatgcactgcaataaaaactcaccaagcatcctaaactccttttcaccaagtatccagcctagattctcactaatctataaataggcatctgtcgtaagggaatACTAAATCTAGATCACATCTCATATgactcccaactcgctgactctcccacgaatcagatttcagaatcataaacaaagcCATCATCAGTCGTGCTGTCTcagtaattctatatcaatatatcATGCCCTCCCTGgaactagtgaaaccacatcactgcgtctacccagggagctcaaatcatctcaactaatgatcaccatcatcatgcaatcgcatcatcaattcatctcatcaagaacagccctcaacctccaccgacaccaacatgaggggcctctcagttgtacaaacacaagcaatacaggcaagtaatacacaattagggtacaagtagaacaagtagcacataatcaggtaacttagcatatataatgtagaaatccaaaacaaataggcaaacccaaacaattcaaacatatgcaaatgatgaatgcctgccctatggctgatgatatcatctgtcggatatcaagccaacccgacatgtccggtagctaacccgggcacagtctctctgttgcgtattaatatcattagagggtatctgcgccctgtcgccattagagggtatctgcgccctgtcgccattagagggtatctgcgccctgtcgccattagagggtatcggtgccctgtcacccttacaaccagagagaaaacacaagcatgcttacattaaatatttttcatcattattcatttatcatattcgttaatttatcatatatgcctttatactcagccataatccataatggctttgccgtaactcggcaataactcagccacccggctcacagttcaatccagaactagccaatttatcaacatggctcTGCCGTATCCGGCaagaactcagccatccggctcatggtccaatcaagaaccaaccatttatcaataaatatagcccttcggctcatggcatacacggtacttccaccgccatcctccatatctcatataatcatatctgatcatcattgatcataaccttttcccttgcttcactcgcaagttaccacatcccctagctccttcctccttgctaggcataccataatgatttgatacataaggggtgagatcgaag contains:
- the LOC112773012 gene encoding aldo-keto reductase family 4 member C10-like isoform X2 — translated: MAEEIRFFELNTGAKIPSVGLGTFQAENPGALAKAATTAIKVGYGHIDCASSYGNQVMDLDRRVRRGQERLAQEAAKEKAVEEE
- the LOC112773012 gene encoding GDSL esterase/lipase APG-like isoform X1; translation: MASIILYRTRISYFIKDAIPLSQQLEHYKECQNILVEVAGQSNASSIISGATHLVSAGNSDFIQNYYINPLLNKVSAEQSVYKHY